The Clostridium beijerinckii genomic sequence TAGCTTTCAATCAAGAAGATATCGATATATTCAATAAGCTTAAACAAGCTGGACTTACTTTTGATGTGCGTAAAGTACCAAATGATTCAAAAGCAAATATGGACGAAATACTTAAAAAAGCACAAGAAGAATTAAAAAAATTAAAATAATCTAATTATTTAGAGAAAAAGGAGGATTAATAACCATGACTTTAAATATAGTTCAAATTATATTAGTCATTTTAATAGCATTTTTAGCTGGTGTAGAAGGTATCTTAGATGAATTCCAATTTCACCAACCGATAATTGCTTGTACATTAATTGGCTTGGTTACAGGTAATTTACTACCATGCTTAATCTTAGGTGGTACTCTTCAAATGATAGCCTTAGGTTGGGCAAATATTGGTGCTGCTGTAGCACCTGATGCAGCATTAGCCGCTGTTGCATCTGCAATTATTTTAGTTCTTGGAGGTCAAGGTGAAGCAGGAGTTGCTTCAGCGATTGCTATTGCTGTTCCTCTAGCAGTTGCAGGATTATTATTAACAATTATTTGTCGTACACTTGCTACAGCGTTCGTACATTTTATGGATGCTGCTGCTAAAGAAGGAAATCTTAGAGCTATTGATATGTGGCAAATCGCTGCTATTTGTTTACAAGGTATACGTATTGCGATTCCAGCTGCACTAGTATTAGCAATCGGTGCTGGTCCTATTAGTTCATTACTTGCTGCTATGCCTACTTGGTTAACAGGCGGTTTAGCAATTGGTGGTGGAATGGTTGTAGCTGTTGGTTATGCAATGGTAATCAACATGATGGCTACAAAAGAAGTATGGCCATTCTTTGCAATTGGTTTTGTATTAGCAACTGTTTCACAAATTACACTTATCGGACTTGGTGCAATAGGTGTAGCTTTAGCACTTCTTTACTTAGCACTTAGCAAACAAGGTGGCTCAGGTAATGGTGGAAGTTCAAATACTGGTGATCCTTTAGGGGATCTAATAGATAGATACTAAGAAGGGAGAGGAAACGAAAATGTCAAAAGAATTAAAATTAACAAAAAGAGACCGTATTTCTGTTTGGTTCCGTTCATTTTTCCTTCAAGGTTCTTGGAACTATGAAAGAATGCAAAATGGTGGTTGGGCATTTGCAATGATTCCAGCAATCAGAAAATTATATAAGACTAAAGAAGAGAGAGCTGCAGCATTAGAACGTCACTTAGAGTTCTTTAACACTCACCCATATGTAGCTTCACCAGTTGTTGGTGTAACATTAGCTTTAGAAGAAGAACGTGCAAATGGTGCACCAATCGACGATGTAACTATTCAAGGTGTTAAGATTGGTATGATGGGACCTTTAGCAGGTATCGGAGATCCAGTTTTCTGGTTCACTGTAAGACCAATTTTAGGAGCATTAGCTGCTTCACTTGCTCTAGGTGGTAACATCCTTGGACCAATTATCTTCTTCTTCGCTTGGAATATCATCCGTATGGCATTTATGTGGTATACACAAGAGTTTGGTTACAAAGCAGGATCTCGTATTAGTGAAGATTTATCAGGTAATATGCTACAAGATATTACAAAAGGAGCATCTATCCTTGGTATGTTCATCTTAGGATCGTTAGTTAACAGATGGGTATCTGTTAAATTTGCACCAGTAGTATCATCTGTTAAATTAAGTGATGGTGCATTTATTGATTGGAGCAAACTTCCTGCTGGAGCAGAAGGTGTTAAGCAAGCTCTATTACAACAAGCATCAGGTATGTCATTAACTGATACTAAGATTACAACATTACAAAATAACTTAGATTCATTAATCCCTGGATTTGTAGGATTATTAATTACACTTCTTTGTATGTGGTTACTTAAGAGGAAGGTATCTCCAATTCTTATAATTCTTGGATTGTTCATAATTGGTATTGTTTTCCACTTGATCGGTTTAATGTAGTACTTTTTTACTTAGCCTAGGCTTTTTAGCCTGGGCTTTTGTTAACAATATTAATCGTGTTACTTTTAATAGACTTTGGAATAATTGATAAAAACATGTAAAGAATATATAATAAAAATAAATGTGTATATAAGTAGAAAAGAGGTAGATAGGATGGTTGAGTCACTCAATACAAAGGTTGATCTAGCAATTGATGGAACATCTTTTGCTGGCGTTGCAGATTACGGCAAGATTATGATAGGTGACAAAGGTTTTGAGTTCTATAATTCTCGTGATTATCGTAAATTTATTCAAATTCCTTGGGAAGAAGTTGACTATGTGATTGCATCTGTATTATTTAAAGGAAAATGGATTCCACGATATGCAATTCGAACGAAGAAAAATGGAACATATACTTTTTCTTCTAAAGAAGCAAAGAAAGTGCTTCGTACTGTTCGAAATTATGTTGATCCAAATCATATGGTTTATTCATTAAGTTTTGTTGATGTAGTGAAAAGAGCACTGAAATCTACATTTAAGAAGAAGAGCTGATCGACTAAAGAAGTCATCATGTTTATAAAGTAAAACTTTTCAGATAGAGCTTTATATTCACAGTTGAATTTAGTTGAACTTATGCAACAAAGAGTATTTTGTCTTGCATTTTTCTTTCTACCATGAAACCCACTAAAATAGATAGTAGATTTTAGTGGGTTGTTTTAATGTAAAATATTCAAATATTTATCTTGATTTTATAGAGCAATGCTAATTTACAAAAGTAAACTCTAATGGATCTTTATCAACTAATCTTGGATAAGTATATTTAGGATATCCCACCATAATAGCACCAGTGATTTTCTTATCTTCAGGGATGTTAAATAATTTAAGTAATGGAGAATTATCTTTCATAGCAATTCTTTCAAGCATCCCAGCCCAACATGATCCTAAGCCTAGTGTTGGCGCATATAGCTCCAAATATGTTAATGAAAGAATTGAATTTTCTCTTCCTCGTGGAAAGTTTGAATTAGCAGTTGCTAGGATAAGGCTGGATGCTCCACGCAAAATTGTATCAATTCCTTTTTCACGGTATGGCTTTGTGAATTCACTCGATACATTATCCTTTTCAAATTCTTCGATGACAATTTTAACAGCTTTATCAAGTATCTTTCTATCATCAATGATAGTATAAGATATTCCTTGAAGATTATGTCCACTAGGAGCAAAATGTGCAATATTCACAAGATCTATTAATTTTTCTCTTGGCACAGGAGTTTCTTTATATGAGCGGATTGAGCGCCTTGAACGAAGAAAGTTTTCAGCCTCCTCAGGACTTAGTTTTGGAAATCTTTTTGAACTGATTTGATTGGCTAATGGTGTTTTTATATTATCAATTGCTTTCATTGGGCATATAGCTACACAATGACCACAGGAAATACAGTCATCACCGCAAATTTCTTTAGGTCCATTTTCACTAAGTTCTAATACACGTTCTGGGCACTCATTTACGCACAAACCACATTTAATACATTTATCTTGATTTACAGTTATCAAATTCATTTTTATCTTCTCCTTTACTTTAAACATATTCCTTTAAGTAATAAGATTTATTTAATAGTATTATCGTATTAAAGATATATATAGATTTCCAATTTAAGAATTCAATTTATTAGATGAACATATTTATAAAGCTTCTAAAATTTTAAGTTTATATCTTCACTAGAAATCATAAATATATTTGTGGAGAAAACATTTGAAAATGAGCTGTTAAAGGTTCTTAGCTGTAGGTTGTTCCACTTTAGCTTGTCAAACTGAAAGTTGGAGCATGCTAAAGTGGATACAACCTGCTGCTTAGAACCTTCAGCGATATTTTCATAGCTTTTCGGAATCAAAATATTTATGATTTCGGTAAGCATCACACAAGTCTAAATTTAAAGTTGGATATCTATAATATGCTTAACAATATAAAATTAATGAAAGTAAATTCTTTTTAATCCATTATACAATTAAAGAATTCTTTTAAATAGATGATAAATTATCATAGGATAAATAATCACAGCAGTATTATCATTATTAGCAGTAAATAATTTTTTAGGAATATGAGTTTGTTATTTTTTTGATTATGTCTTAAAGTACTTCACAAATTACTGATGAGTTGGTTGATTTTTAGAGGTAAATGCACTTGAGGATTTAGTATTATTTTCTCTATTCAAAAGATCATTAGTGATTAAATAATAAACACACGCTAGTAAAAGTACGCTGCAGCTTGCAATTGTAATTCCAATAATACCAAATGAGTGGTATACAGATGTACTTATCCATGATCCAAGGGACCCACCTAAGTAATACCCAACCATGTAAAGTGAATTTAATCTGCTATGATTTTGGAGACTAAGCTTATAAATCCTTCCTTGATTTAGAGACATATTCATTCTTGAACCAACATCTAAAGTAAAGGTTACGAGAATTATAATTATAAGTTTGGACCAGCCTACACCTAAGATTAAAAAAGAAACAAACATTATAGCTAAAGCAAAAAGGTTCCATAAGCTTACTTTTTTACTATTTGTAAGTTTTCCCGAAAATCCAGCGGCTAACGCACCTGCTATACCTAAAAAGCCAAAGAGTCCAACTATTGCACTTCCATAACTATAAGGAGAACCTTCTAAAATAAAGGATAATGAAACCCAAAAAATATTAAAGGCACAAAAGGCAGCAGCACCAAAAACTATTGTTTCTCTTAATACTTTTTCTTTTTTTAATAATGGAGGTAAAGATAGTATGATATTTTTATATGAACTTTCCTTTTTTACATTATCATTTGGGAGAGAATAAAATAAGTATACTGCAAAAATTAATAAAACTATTGCTGCAAATTCATGAACTCCTCTCCAGCCAATTAGTTGGCCTAGAACTCCACCTAGAACTCTACCGAGTAAAACTCCAAGAAATACTCCGGTTAATAAGTGACCAACAATTATACCACGTTTTTCTGACGAAATATTTGAAGAAACAAATGGGATTATAAGCTGTGCTGAAACACTTGAAATCCCCATAAAAAAGCCTATAATTACTATTAAATTAAAGGTAGAGACTAAAGTCATTAAATATAATAATATAGCTGAACAAATAATACTTAAAATGATTAATAGTTTTCTACTATACCTGTCTCCTAGTGGAACAATGAACAACAATCCCATTGTATAGCCTATCTGTATAGCTGTTACAAGCTTACCAGATGCTGAAGCAGGTATAAAAAAATCATTGGAAATATTGGTTAATAAAACTTGATCGTAGTACAAATTAGCTACCATAATTGCACAAATAATTGATAAAATAAATAATAATTTGTTTGAAAAACTTTTGTTTTCTAAAGCTCTATTCATTTTCACATCTTCCTCTCTATAGCTTATGAAGATAGTGTATAATGAAAGTATTATTTTAAATAGAAGCTAAGTTATCATATGATTAATAATACTATGTTTAGCAGACCTTAATCATAATTCTAAAAGTATTGCAAGAATTTTAGCTGCGATTGTGAAATGTGCATTGTGAATTACAACATATATAATAATAAAGTTTATATGAATAGAGATGGGGAGGTAATAATGATATCTAAAAACAAAGAACTTGGATTATTTTTAAAAAAGAAAAGATCCACATTAAGACCAGAACAATTTGGACTCAAATTTGATAAAAGAAGAAGGGTGAAAGGATTAAAGAGAGAGGAAGTCGCTGATTTAGCCGGAGTAAGTATTGACTGGTATGTGCGTATTGAACAAGGACAAGATGTTAATCCATCAATAGATGTGTTGCTTTCCTTGAGTAGGGTTTTGCAATTAAATAATGAAGAAAAAAGATATTTATTTAATTTATCAGATAAGAAATTACCTGTAGAAGACTTTGCAGCTGTTACTATTTCTAATACATTACAAAAATTCTTAGACAATCAAAATCCAAGCATAGCTTATGTTACTGATAGTAAATTAACAATGATTGGATGGAATATGGCGGCACTAAAAGTTTATGGTAATTATGAAGAAATGGATGAAAAAGAAAGAAACTCAGTTTGGAGAGCTTTTAATGATGATTATCTAAAAGAACTGTTAGATAATTGGGAAGGGCATTCTAAATTACGTGTTGAACAATTGAGAGCAAATTACGGTTATTATGAGAATGATAATACAATAAATGCAATTATAAATGAATTAAATGAAAAAGATCCTCTATTTAATAAATGGTGGAATAATCAAGGTATTATGGGAACACCAGAAGGTCAAAAACTTTTACATCATCCTTTAGTAGGGGATTTATACCTAAGTTATATTTCATTTAGGTCCACAGAAATAGAGGGAGCAAGTATCACCATTCAAATGCCTATAGATGATGAAACAAAGAATAAATTAAAGCAGCTTATCTTAGAATAAATAATATTCATCATTAAGCTTATTGCTCTTAATGGAATCATAATTATGCCATATTTTTAGCATAAGAATTCAGAATAATGTAGCACGTTATTTCTTTCCTGTAATAGTCATAAAAGCTCTGTAAATTATAAATTGATTTATGAAGTCAACTTGTAATAAAAACGAAAGTGAGTTATAATTGTTGATAATGTCAATTAATTTGGAGGCGAATATGAGAAACGAAGAGATAATTAGAAAAGAGGTAAGATTAATTGTGAGAGAATTAGGGCTGCTTAATCACAATTGCCTAAATTCTGAATTAACACTGGCTCAAGCTCATATATTAAATTACATAAAACAAAATGGAAAAACTCCTTTTAATGAATTGCTAATAAATTTAGGTATTGATAAGGCTTCGTTAAGCAGGATACTTAATAATTTGGAGGCTAAAAATTATTTGGAGCTGAAGAAATCAGAAGCTGATAAAAGAATGAAAGATATTTGTATTCTTCCATTAGGTATTAAGGCTATAAATAGTGGAGACCATGAAGCAAATAAATTTATTAATGAAATTTTAAATTTAGGGGATAGTGAAGATACAGAAAATATTGTGGGAGCATTTAGATTATTTCGCGTTCTTGCATTAAAAAACAATCTCAAGAAGAATGATTCTAGAATATTAATAGAAAGAATTTCTGAAAATTATATAAAAGAAGCAATTGAATTAGCAACAGAAGTATTTACTAATGAGCAAAGCATTCCAGAAGAATTGGTTCCAGTGAGTGAAAATTTAAAACCAATTTGGTGGTGCGCAAGAGTAGGAGAAGATATTATTGGAGTAGTATCAGCATGGAAAGAAAAAGATAAATGGCATTGGGGAAGATTTGCTGTTGATAAAAGATTGAGAGGCATGGGACTTGGTCAGAAGCTTGCTATAGTTTCATTAAAAGAAATTTTTAATTCTTATACTGACGAAATTTACATTGAAGCAAGAGATGCAACTCTAAATATGTTAATGAAATTTGAATGCAAAGTAATTGGAGAGGCAGAAGATTTTTATGGTGAACCTGTAACTCCAATAATATTAAGTAAAAGTAATTTTATTAAGAGATGTAAATAGAGAAAAGAATCAATTTAATTAGTAGCAAAAGATTATTTTAAAGGTAATATTATTAACTATATCATAAAAAAACACGAGAATCTAAAATTGAACTGCCCCCTGTCAAGTAGACAGATGAAAAAACAAAAAATTATGAAACCAAGGTCTGATTTCGATATTCAATTGGAGTCAGACCTTTTAAGTTTTTCTGTAGTCTTTTTGTATTATAGAAAACTATGTATTCATCAATTGCTTGTCTCAATTCTTCATATGTATAAAATTTTTGCAAATAGTACATCTCACATTTTAGAGTTCCCCAAAAACCTTCCATTGGTCCGTTGTCGATACATCTGCTGACACGTGACATGCTTTGAGTTGCTTTGATTTTATCAAGTTTAGCTTTGAAAGTCCTATTAGTATACTGAAATCCTCTGTCACTATGAAACAGTGGCTTTGCAGTCGGATTAGCACTTACTGCTAAATCAAATGTATCAAAAACAAGCTGATTGTTATTTGAGTGACCAACAACATAAGAAACAATGATCTTATCAGCTAAATCAAATATTGCGCTAAGATAAGCCTTTTTACCATTAAGTAGTTTAAATTCAGTAACAGCTGTTAGCCATTTTTCATTTGGTTTCTTTGCATAAAATTCTCTATTTAATTTGTTTTCTGCTGTAATTTGTGGAGTACTTTGAATATAATGCTTTCTCTTTTTTCTTATAACTGATCTCATGTTAATAGATTTCATTAATCTATAAATTCGTTTATGATTATACTGTTTATCCAGGAGTCTATTTATATTCATTGTTATCCGACGGTATCCATAGATACCATTTACATCTTCATAAAGTTTAACAATCTCTTTTAGTATTATTGAATTTTCCTTATCTAATTCAGTCTCTGAACGGTTAATCCATTTGTAGTAAGATGATCGTGCAATCCCAGCTAAATTGCATAGATCAGCCATTGGATAGCCATTTTTTTCATGTAATTCTTTTATAGAAATATATTTATATTCTTGGAGTCTTTTAGTGCTTATCGCCTTCTTTCTACTTCTTTCAATTTTTTTAAGAAATCAATCTCCATCTTTAAACGTCTATTTTCTGCTTCAATAAGTTTTAATTGTGCGGATAATTTATCAGACTCAGTAATCTCATCAGTATCTTTACGCTTACCGCGACGGTCTATTAGCTCTTCATATCCATTAGCTTTGTATTTTCTTACCCAGGTATAAACTTGTTGATAAGAAACATTAAATTTATCAGCAGTAGCTTGATAATCATCATTATTCGAAATGCAGAATGCAACAATCTCAATTCTTTCTTCATAAGTAGTCTTTCTTCCATTAGTCATAATTCTATCCCCTTGCTTATTATGAGATTTAATTGTTTTATGACCATTATACTTCTTAATCCAATCGCTGAGAACACGAGGAGATGAAATTTCATATGTGCAGCATATATTTCTTAAAGAGCCTTTTCCAGCTAGATAATCTTTAACTGCATTAAGTTTAAGCGAATCGCAATAATATTTGTTTTTTGTAGAAACTATTAAATTTGCTTCACCAACATCATTATATATTTTCAACCAGTCATAAAATGTGGCACTATGAATTCCCATCTCATCGCATATCTGTATAACTGCTTTTTCTCCTGATAGGTATTCTTTAATTCCTTTCAATTTCTCTTCCAGAGAACATTTCGTTTTTCTTGACATTAAAATACCCCCTTTATAGAAACAGTTTTATTATTTTAACTGTCTACTATAAAGGGAGCATATCAAAATTTAGATTTTCGTGTTTTTTAGTTATTTCTAAGGTTATTTTAGTTTTCAAAAAGTTTTAGAAAAAAATTTATAGATATTCTGTTATTTTATGAATTGAGACATATATCTTAATTGAAAAGAATAGAAAAATAAAAATTTTTAGGAGGAGCAATTAAGATGAAAGAGAGAAGATATGTAAGATTTAGAGTTGATATGTATGATGATACAAAATTTAAAATAATAGATAGAATGCCAGAAAGA encodes the following:
- a CDS encoding IS3 family transposase, with translation MERSRKKAISTKRLQEYKYISIKELHEKNGYPMADLCNLAGIARSSYYKWINRSETELDKENSIILKEIVKLYEDVNGIYGYRRITMNINRLLDKQYNHKRIYRLMKSINMRSVIRKKRKHYIQSTPQITAENKLNREFYAKKPNEKWLTAVTEFKLLNGKKAYLSAIFDLADKIIVSYVVGHSNNNQLVFDTFDLAVSANPTAKPLFHSDRGFQYTNRTFKAKLDKIKATQSMSRVSRCIDNGPMEGFWGTLKCEMYYLQKFYTYEELRQAIDEYIVFYNTKRLQKNLKGLTPIEYRNQTLVS
- a CDS encoding PTS system mannose/fructose/sorbose family transporter subunit IID, with amino-acid sequence MSKELKLTKRDRISVWFRSFFLQGSWNYERMQNGGWAFAMIPAIRKLYKTKEERAAALERHLEFFNTHPYVASPVVGVTLALEEERANGAPIDDVTIQGVKIGMMGPLAGIGDPVFWFTVRPILGALAASLALGGNILGPIIFFFAWNIIRMAFMWYTQEFGYKAGSRISEDLSGNMLQDITKGASILGMFILGSLVNRWVSVKFAPVVSSVKLSDGAFIDWSKLPAGAEGVKQALLQQASGMSLTDTKITTLQNNLDSLIPGFVGLLITLLCMWLLKRKVSPILIILGLFIIGIVFHLIGLM
- a CDS encoding GNAT family N-acetyltransferase, whose product is MRNEEIIRKEVRLIVRELGLLNHNCLNSELTLAQAHILNYIKQNGKTPFNELLINLGIDKASLSRILNNLEAKNYLELKKSEADKRMKDICILPLGIKAINSGDHEANKFINEILNLGDSEDTENIVGAFRLFRVLALKNNLKKNDSRILIERISENYIKEAIELATEVFTNEQSIPEELVPVSENLKPIWWCARVGEDIIGVVSAWKEKDKWHWGRFAVDKRLRGMGLGQKLAIVSLKEIFNSYTDEIYIEARDATLNMLMKFECKVIGEAEDFYGEPVTPIILSKSNFIKRCK
- a CDS encoding helix-turn-helix domain-containing protein encodes the protein MSRKTKCSLEEKLKGIKEYLSGEKAVIQICDEMGIHSATFYDWLKIYNDVGEANLIVSTKNKYYCDSLKLNAVKDYLAGKGSLRNICCTYEISSPRVLSDWIKKYNGHKTIKSHNKQGDRIMTNGRKTTYEERIEIVAFCISNNDDYQATADKFNVSYQQVYTWVRKYKANGYEELIDRRGKRKDTDEITESDKLSAQLKLIEAENRRLKMEIDFLKKLKEVERRR
- a CDS encoding DUF956 family protein; translation: MVESLNTKVDLAIDGTSFAGVADYGKIMIGDKGFEFYNSRDYRKFIQIPWEEVDYVIASVLFKGKWIPRYAIRTKKNGTYTFSSKEAKKVLRTVRNYVDPNHMVYSLSFVDVVKRALKSTFKKKS
- a CDS encoding helix-turn-helix domain-containing protein, translating into MNRDGEVIMISKNKELGLFLKKKRSTLRPEQFGLKFDKRRRVKGLKREEVADLAGVSIDWYVRIEQGQDVNPSIDVLLSLSRVLQLNNEEKRYLFNLSDKKLPVEDFAAVTISNTLQKFLDNQNPSIAYVTDSKLTMIGWNMAALKVYGNYEEMDEKERNSVWRAFNDDYLKELLDNWEGHSKLRVEQLRANYGYYENDNTINAIINELNEKDPLFNKWWNNQGIMGTPEGQKLLHHPLVGDLYLSYISFRSTEIEGASITIQMPIDDETKNKLKQLILE
- a CDS encoding MFS transporter translates to MNRALENKSFSNKLLFILSIICAIMVANLYYDQVLLTNISNDFFIPASASGKLVTAIQIGYTMGLLFIVPLGDRYSRKLLIILSIICSAILLYLMTLVSTFNLIVIIGFFMGISSVSAQLIIPFVSSNISSEKRGIIVGHLLTGVFLGVLLGRVLGGVLGQLIGWRGVHEFAAIVLLIFAVYLFYSLPNDNVKKESSYKNIILSLPPLLKKEKVLRETIVFGAAAFCAFNIFWVSLSFILEGSPYSYGSAIVGLFGFLGIAGALAAGFSGKLTNSKKVSLWNLFALAIMFVSFLILGVGWSKLIIIILVTFTLDVGSRMNMSLNQGRIYKLSLQNHSRLNSLYMVGYYLGGSLGSWISTSVYHSFGIIGITIASCSVLLLACVYYLITNDLLNRENNTKSSSAFTSKNQPTHQ
- a CDS encoding PTS mannose/fructose/sorbose transporter subunit IIC, whose amino-acid sequence is MTLNIVQIILVILIAFLAGVEGILDEFQFHQPIIACTLIGLVTGNLLPCLILGGTLQMIALGWANIGAAVAPDAALAAVASAIILVLGGQGEAGVASAIAIAVPLAVAGLLLTIICRTLATAFVHFMDAAAKEGNLRAIDMWQIAAICLQGIRIAIPAALVLAIGAGPISSLLAAMPTWLTGGLAIGGGMVVAVGYAMVINMMATKEVWPFFAIGFVLATVSQITLIGLGAIGVALALLYLALSKQGGSGNGGSSNTGDPLGDLIDRY
- a CDS encoding nitroreductase family protein; its protein translation is MNLITVNQDKCIKCGLCVNECPERVLELSENGPKEICGDDCISCGHCVAICPMKAIDNIKTPLANQISSKRFPKLSPEEAENFLRSRRSIRSYKETPVPREKLIDLVNIAHFAPSGHNLQGISYTIIDDRKILDKAVKIVIEEFEKDNVSSEFTKPYREKGIDTILRGASSLILATANSNFPRGRENSILSLTYLELYAPTLGLGSCWAGMLERIAMKDNSPLLKLFNIPEDKKITGAIMVGYPKYTYPRLVDKDPLEFTFVN